One Hypomesus transpacificus isolate Combined female chromosome 21, fHypTra1, whole genome shotgun sequence genomic window, cagctagatgttacaaataaagtaaacctgttactgtatattgttagtattattattattatagttccgttgctgtatattgttactgttatagtttttattactagttggagacaacgggggactggctgttttcatccttattcgtataagtataacctactttagagttctttcccctggaacagatttcatgttccaactgaggggggctgtcgttgttttggtgtgtggggctgcatcaaataccctttttgctctgttaaattgctgcactagtccacacttgaccggtggggatctcattctattttgactgtaactgttagctgctcctggcattctctaatccctgctctcctctctgtcccccccccacacattccctgtggtgtggggggtttgagctgtcaggacctgcttggtcgtcggtctgccaacgctgaaccaggtcgtcacccggaatccagtctccatgacggccaacagcgagtttcccggtcccatccaacgtctataaagccgaacaatggattttggtgtttcaaaacccattgacactgtatgactatgtttagcttgtgttctgctcctctctcttaccaaccgtctctggaggaggggatccctctctgaattgctcctcccaaggtttcttccattttttctcccggtgggagtttttctgggagttttccttgtcttccttgagggtttaggttggttgaggggcagttctatgggcgcatgtgaagccctctgtgacatgcttgcgtgtaaaaagggctatacaaataaatttgatttgatttgattgcaTATGCCATATTGCAATTACAAAAACTACAAAAACGCATTGTAGAGGGTTGTTATAGAATTTCTCATTAGATAAACCAAACTGGTGTTCTTGCATAAAACATTACATCATTCACACTATGGTGTCTTTCCGGTATTGTTTCTCATGTGACGGACAAGATTACCTTTGAGAGCAAatcgtttgttacattgttgacactgaaaagctttctctcctgtgtgtgttttcatgtgacTTACAAGAGTATTTTTGTGAGGAAatcgtttgttacattgttgacactgaaaaggtctctctcctgtgtgactTCTCATGTGTTTAAGAAGATTACCTTTGAGAGAAAAgcatttgttacattgttgacactgaaaaggtttctctcctgtgtgtgttctcatgtgcGAAATCAAATGAGATTCAGATAAACAAGttctgttacattgttgacactgatgtcttgtttttcctgtgtgacttcccTGTGGTCTATTGTCCCTTGGAAGAGCCtcattgttttgtgttctgttctgtaaaAGCAGCACtcctccatgttcctcctccAAACTCTGAGCTGCAGGACAGTCTGGTGCtacaacagagaggggctgagaatCACTGACTGGTTCTGGTGCTGCAGAGCGTTGTACATAAGGCTCTGCTTTGATTTCCTCCTCAGTTGTGTTGGTGGGTAGagagtctccttctctgtcctccactttAACAGTCTGGTCAAGATGTGAACATTCAAAGGAACCATCCTGATAAGAATAATGTTCCACACTGAGAGAAGTGAATATGGAGtctgtagtttcagactgcagtccttggagctgctcttcctcctgactggtccacagctcctgttcctctttaatctgtggGGGCTCCGGGAAAGAGAGCTGCTGCACTTCTGGGAGAAGAAGAGGCAAGACAACAGTTAGATGCAGCCTTACATGTCTGGCAGATAGAAACCATGTGATCAGGTGTGAGGAAAACACTGGATGGTGTCAAGAAGGGATGTTTGTTTTTCTGACGTGGTCGGCTGAGACTATGCTACACGTATTTTCATGGCAAGATATCAAACAGCTATCTGAGATACCAATTACCAATACAATAATGTATCCTAGTAGATAGATATGTTAGGTTATGttaggatcacaatgactctttttGAGAGACTTGATGCTTAGTTATAACGGATTTAAACTATTGTAGGcctactcgctgtgaaatatcttactgttgattgttattctacaggtacactcttgcacttttttagtttaatgttgtttaactgtaacttgtttaactgcatgctcttacggttctttcctttggcacttatttttttcacaatgaatacttcatgttttggctgcttgcaatgtttggggctacctcgttgttatgatcagtgacctatgctcttttgtaaaactctcttttggaattcgcttttgataaaagcgtttgctaaatgcataaatggtAATGTAAGTTATCTCAGGacactgatccaaacagaacTGTTGATATTAAACAATGTAGGGTCCCAGTAGATTGAGTAGATTGACAATAATATGTACACGaggtccaacccccccccccccccacccccctccttcctggACGTTGGATCAATACGTTGCAACCTCGTTGCAACTTCGTGGCAACGTTCCACTAAGTCTATAAGAGGGGTGTTCACACTTTTTAGTTTAAGGGCTACATTGAAACCAATAGATTCTATGAGCTAGTTATTTGCCGTTGGTTGGACCTTAGCCAAAGCATATGTTGCGTTCGAACTGTTCACACTACCTGTTCGTTGTATCTTAATCTCCGGTTGAGTAACAATGTCCAACAATCGTTTGAGCCGCGCGATCTCCTCCTTGGAATTATTGATTTCGTCTTGGAACTCAGCAAACGTTTTTTCAACGGCCCCGAAAATCTCCAAAGTTGCCGTTGTTAGTGTCTCACGGATACATTCTATAAACAAATTTAGTTTGGACATTTTGGTGGATTAAAGGTTATACTCTGCACAAGTTAACACGGTTAGCTATTAGCATCTGGGTCCTTCCTTAGTGTTAAAAAGTAGCGACGCACACCTCCTGTCGGATGTCAACAACATCGAGCTTCTGTTGACTTCCGGGCAGGCTAGTCTCGGGAAGCGCATAGccagagaaacaggctctggcATAGCTGCGTCGTTTACTGAACCAAAGCATTGTCAACAACTATCAGCTAATATCCATAGATTTCAAACGGTGGAGTGTAAAAATTAGACAACCTCCATAAAAAAATCTGTCATTCTTCCTGAGCCCAAGTTGGGTTTTCAAACAGTAGTGTTACACCAATATCGGTCCGGGTATATATTGACAGGGGCCACcattaaaatatatttcaaaGTAAAAGCAATAGTCATCCAATTTATGTTTTATTAAAGGTAAATTAAAGTTACCAGATCGTCcaaaaatatataggctattgcTTATAAGTTATCAAAGCAACAGGCAACTAAGGTATTTATAGTCAAATGTTGACCAATTAGTAATCTGTCAGTTATATTGAAATGTCCTAAAGATATGAAAAAATACTAATGGAACAACTCAATATTTGATTAATCCGATATTATATTAAGAAGCAGTTCTAAAGCACGATTCACGTTGTCCTTTCCCTTCTCTATTCTCAGAAGGTGATCAGTCTGATTAGATACCTGTTCTAGATGGGTAGGCTATACTTTTCATCTACAGGGACAACAAGAAATAATTTGCATTTAATGAAGTAAGAAACAACTTGGCTAATAGACAGAAAGAGCCAGTAAAATCTTTTAATGTTCAAAATGCATCTTCAATTCAAACTCTTTCTATTGTTAAGTGTCATCTAAACATCAGCTTCCACTCTAGGGAGATCTGacattcaacctttcaaaattTTTTTTAGATATTTTTCAAATCTTTACAAacctttttcccccccaaaacctTTTATTCTTAGATTTTTTTTCTAAATTATTTTTCGAAAAcaatttttcaacctttcaaattttttatttatgttccacctttcaaatgtttgtattacacactttttttccccccaaaaccTTTTATTTATTCGTTGATTTTTAAAATAGATTAtttaagaaaaaactttttcaacctttaaaaacctttagaattttttttattttccacctttcaaatcttttttcacgcacaaagaaacacatggagaggagaacagaacgGAGAACAGAACAGTCTTTTACACTGAGAACATAGGAGGAACATATTTCCCTGGAGGCCTGTGgaaagtgcccccccccctctgtataTTACAGTCTGCCAGACAGTCTTCAACTGTACGGTGAATCACGATGCCCAATGTATAACCATTTCTAGAAAAGTGGCCTGCTGAGAATGCTGGTAGATTTTCACAATATAAAATATCTAAAAAAGTATTGTGAAGGTATCGTATCGAATTTAATGGTATCGGTATCGAATCCAAAGAGGAAGGTGACGGTATCAAAGGTGGAAGGAAACAGTATTTAAGGTGGAAACTGTAACGGTATCTAAGGTAGAAGGTGCTCCTTGCTTGGCACCAGCACATACAACAAGGGAGGAAACAAAGCATATAAATACCCACTGGACAGGAAATCAATTCAAACACATAATTTCTCATTAGATAAACCAAACTGGTCTTCTGGCGTAAAACATTAA contains:
- the LOC124483424 gene encoding zinc finger protein 467-like, which translates into the protein MSKLNLFIECIRETLTTATLEIFGAVEKTFAEFQDEINNSKEEIARLKRLLDIVTQPEIKIQRTEVQQLSFPEPPQIKEEQELWTSQEEEQLQGLQSETTDSIFTSLSVEHYSYQDGSFECSHLDQTVKVEDREGDSLPTNTTEEEIKAEPYVQRSAAPEPVSDSQPLSVVAPDCPAAQSLEEEHGGVLLLQNRTQNNEALPRDNRPQGSHTGKTRHQCQQCNRTCLSESHLISHMRTHTGEKPFQCQQCNKCFSLKGNLLKHMRSHTGERPFQCQQCNKRFPHKNTLVSHMKTHTGEKAFQCQQCNKRFALKGNLVRHMRNNTGKTP